One Candidatus Desulfatibia profunda genomic window carries:
- the rpsO gene encoding 30S ribosomal protein S15, protein MVLTSNDKKELIERFKLHESDTGSPEVQVGLLTQRISYLTEHLKVHKKDHHSRRGLLILVGRRRRLLNYVKNKDVKRYRTVIEALGLRR, encoded by the coding sequence TTGGTTTTAACATCGAATGACAAAAAGGAGTTGATTGAACGGTTTAAACTGCATGAATCCGATACCGGTTCACCGGAGGTTCAGGTAGGACTTTTGACACAACGTATTTCATATCTTACGGAGCATTTGAAGGTTCATAAAAAGGATCATCACTCCCGAAGAGGTTTGCTGATTTTAGTCGGTAGACGTCGCAGACTTTTGAACTACGTTAAAAACAAAGATGTAAAACGATACAGGACGGTTATCGAAGCCCTTGGATTGAGAAGATAG
- the truB gene encoding tRNA pseudouridine(55) synthase TruB, with translation MNKSGILVVDKPANTTSAEVVAVVKRLLGARKTGHTGTLDPFATGVLVCCVNQATKLARFFLHSSKTYEAVLQLGVATDTQDLTGTVTATCDEVRFSDRAIRSVFSQFEGTLEQFPPVYSALKYKGVPLYKLARNGKPVQKQARRICISTIEILKIDLPLVRFVVSCSAGTYIRTLCADIGASLGCGGHLKELRRIKSAGFTIAEAVTLQQIEELALSARLFERMISMSNALPQMPEHVADKALNAKIMHGRILTKKDFIPGQMDALKGFIKIVDIDKNLIAVLQWTPETNRYRYCCVFNS, from the coding sequence ATGAACAAAAGCGGAATTTTAGTTGTTGATAAGCCCGCGAACACAACATCCGCCGAGGTGGTGGCGGTTGTAAAAAGATTGCTTGGTGCCAGAAAGACAGGGCACACCGGTACACTTGATCCCTTTGCAACAGGGGTTCTGGTTTGCTGTGTGAACCAGGCCACAAAGCTGGCAAGGTTTTTTCTGCACTCAAGCAAAACATACGAGGCTGTTCTTCAGCTGGGTGTTGCAACCGACACCCAGGATTTGACCGGAACTGTAACAGCAACGTGTGATGAGGTAAGATTTTCGGATCGTGCGATCCGGTCCGTATTCAGCCAGTTTGAAGGAACACTTGAGCAATTTCCACCGGTTTATTCGGCACTGAAGTATAAAGGGGTTCCTCTTTATAAACTTGCTCGAAACGGCAAGCCTGTTCAGAAACAGGCAAGACGTATATGTATTTCAACCATCGAAATACTTAAAATCGATCTCCCGCTGGTACGTTTTGTTGTTTCCTGCAGCGCAGGGACATATATCAGAACACTTTGCGCAGACATCGGTGCTTCTTTAGGATGCGGGGGACACCTTAAGGAACTCAGAAGGATCAAGAGCGCCGGATTTACAATTGCCGAGGCTGTAACCTTGCAACAAATAGAAGAACTTGCTTTATCCGCCAGGTTATTCGAGCGGATGATAAGTATGTCGAACGCTTTGCCGCAAATGCCCGAACACGTTGCCGATAAGGCTTTGAACGCAAAAATAATGCATGGCAGGATTTTAACAAAAAAGGATTTTATACCCGGGCAGATGGACGCTTTAAAGGGATTTATCAAGATCGTTGATATCGATAAGAATCTTATTGCCGTGTTACAGTGGACACCCGAAACAAATAGGTATCGTTATTGTTGTGTCTTCAACAGCTAG
- a CDS encoding bifunctional oligoribonuclease/PAP phosphatase NrnA, which yields MDQIIRHLKNSRNVLVVSHTNPDGDAIGSLIATGLALETLNKKTTLYNESPIPAVYRFLPSVDRVVRRLNNSSYDTAVILDCGNLQRVGEGVSEIERTPVIINIDHHITNTFFGSFRLVDTSASATAEIVYRLIKQLSVPIDENIAISIYTGILTDTGSFRFSNTNKAAFAICAEMVAIGVDPYRVAQHVYGTYSLGRIKLLNLALDSIVISSNGKLSIMTLTQNMFNETRTQPEDVDGLINYAKRIEDVKVAALIQEHQDSGGESTSFSKYHVSLRSDGTVNVAEIAASFGGGGHSSAAGFNIESTLPDLKTKILNLAEKL from the coding sequence ATGGACCAGATCATACGCCATTTGAAAAATAGCCGAAATGTCTTAGTTGTTTCTCACACAAATCCGGACGGTGATGCCATCGGCTCGCTGATTGCCACGGGACTTGCCCTTGAGACCTTGAACAAAAAAACAACATTATACAACGAAAGTCCCATTCCGGCTGTGTATCGTTTTCTACCGTCGGTTGATCGTGTCGTTCGTCGCCTCAACAATTCAAGCTATGACACGGCCGTTATACTTGACTGCGGCAACTTGCAGCGCGTCGGAGAAGGCGTTTCAGAGATAGAACGGACACCGGTCATCATCAACATTGATCATCATATCACCAATACTTTCTTTGGCAGCTTTCGACTTGTCGATACGTCCGCAAGTGCTACCGCAGAGATCGTGTACCGACTGATAAAACAGCTGTCTGTTCCCATTGATGAAAATATTGCGATTTCGATATATACAGGAATTTTGACTGACACAGGGTCCTTTCGATTTTCAAATACAAACAAGGCTGCTTTTGCCATTTGCGCAGAGATGGTAGCGATAGGCGTCGATCCTTACAGAGTTGCTCAGCACGTATATGGAACTTATTCCCTGGGCCGCATAAAACTGTTGAACCTTGCGCTTGATTCCATTGTGATTTCATCTAACGGCAAACTGTCAATTATGACGCTCACTCAGAACATGTTCAATGAAACTCGGACCCAGCCTGAAGACGTGGACGGCCTTATTAATTATGCCAAACGTATTGAAGATGTAAAAGTAGCGGCGCTTATTCAGGAGCATCAAGACAGCGGCGGAGAATCAACATCTTTCAGCAAGTATCACGTCAGCCTCCGTTCAGATGGAACGGTGAATGTGGCCGAAATAGCCGCCTCATTTGGCGGGGGCGGTCATTCCAGTGCTGCCGGATTTAATATTGAATCGACACTTCCCGATTTAAAAACAAAAATATTAAACCTGGCTGAAAAATTGTGA
- the rbfA gene encoding 30S ribosome-binding factor RbfA → MKPYSRSERVSGHIKKVLSDMLQKHLKDPRLEMATITGVKMSRDLRIARIYFISPGGRKSSEEAAEGFRSALGYVKRTLAQQLGLRYMPELKFYYDESFEYGSRIDNVLKSIKADNGPDHTPFEK, encoded by the coding sequence ATGAAACCCTATTCACGTTCCGAAAGAGTCAGCGGTCATATCAAAAAGGTCTTGTCGGACATGTTGCAGAAGCACCTTAAAGATCCTCGTCTTGAAATGGCGACAATTACGGGTGTAAAGATGTCCCGTGATCTTCGGATTGCGCGGATTTACTTTATTTCACCAGGCGGCAGAAAAAGCAGCGAAGAAGCGGCCGAAGGTTTTAGAAGCGCTCTCGGGTATGTAAAACGGACCTTGGCCCAACAGCTCGGTCTGCGTTATATGCCCGAGCTTAAATTTTATTACGATGAATCTTTTGAGTACGGATCACGCATCGATAACGTGCTGAAGTCAATCAAAGCAGATAATGGACCAGATCATACGCCATTTGAAAAATAG
- a CDS encoding DUF503 domain-containing protein, whose protein sequence is MVAGLGIITFRLHDCRSLKGKRKVVKSIISRLRNNFNISVAEVGANDIYQRAEIGFAVVGNDRTVINSKIDKIFNLANELGLAEVIDSEMELINL, encoded by the coding sequence ATGGTTGCCGGTTTAGGGATAATAACATTCAGGCTGCATGACTGCCGGTCGTTAAAAGGCAAGCGCAAAGTTGTAAAATCAATTATCAGCCGGTTGCGCAACAACTTTAATATCTCGGTTGCCGAGGTTGGAGCAAATGATATCTATCAGAGGGCGGAAATAGGTTTTGCGGTAGTTGGCAACGACCGAACGGTGATAAACTCCAAAATTGATAAAATATTCAACTTGGCAAACGAGTTGGGGCTGGCCGAGGTTATCGATAGCGAAATGGAGCTCATCAATTTATAA
- the infB gene encoding translation initiation factor IF-2, giving the protein MAKIRVYELARNFNMTNKALLEKMREIAIPVKSHMSALDDDIVARIKQNILGFKEKDVEETRIKPTIIRRRHKRVPEEPVEVEAVAEPQVRPEKTEAAQEPIEESVAAKQPPFKKEPQATARAAKIEAKAIKKADMAEMVVEKKKVAEKDAPKIIDVPDGVDSPTVIQKERQQVVPPAVLKQKRQPVAKKVKPKKIKKEIPAKIIRLPAKPPDEVIIPVVDKAKDTPPEPVVTKIPLPVELDHDDTAPPEEVPAKKKKKRAKRPEDTVIDKKFFKKKISFRKKEVVEGEDLYAPSQRVRKIRKTTKAKAAVIQQKPQITIPKAIKRRIKIDDTIALSDLAKRMGIKAAEIIKKLMGLNVMATVNQIIDFDTAVLVASEFDYELEKASFEEETLIRVEQDDPSKLIERPPVVTVMGHVDHGKTSLLDVIRKTKVTENEAGGITQHIGAYHVSTEKGQIIFLDTPGHEAFTEMRARGAKVTDLVVLVVAADDGVMPQTIEAINHAKAAGVPIIVAINKIDKANADPERVQRELADAGLVPEEWGGETIFVKVSAKENTGIDDLLEMILLQAEILELKANPDRLAMGHVVEAKLDSGRGPVATVLIRQGTLKVHDPVVCGVHHGKVRALLNDRGVQVASAGPSMPAEIIGLTGVPNAGDEMIALADEKDAKQVSAHRIQKQRSKELAKTGRLSLEKLYEQMQVGKVKELNIILKADVHGSIEALRDSLTKLSNEEVKINVIHAATGTLTESDVSLSAVSDAIIIGFNVRPSSKVQALASEENVDTRFYNIIYDVIKDIKNAIIGMMSSTFEERVLGRAEVREVFHVPKVGAISGCYVTEGKVERGRKVRILRDWVVLYDGTISSLRRFKDDAKEVQSGYECGIGIENYNDIKIGDIIECYYLEEIRPELEQ; this is encoded by the coding sequence ATGGCAAAGATCAGGGTGTATGAGCTTGCCAGGAATTTTAACATGACGAACAAGGCGCTGCTCGAAAAAATGCGGGAAATCGCTATTCCTGTAAAAAGCCATATGAGCGCTCTGGACGATGATATCGTCGCCAGAATCAAGCAGAACATACTCGGCTTTAAAGAAAAAGATGTCGAGGAAACACGCATTAAACCCACAATTATTCGAAGACGCCACAAACGTGTACCGGAAGAACCTGTTGAGGTAGAAGCGGTCGCCGAGCCCCAAGTGCGTCCTGAAAAAACTGAAGCTGCCCAGGAGCCCATTGAGGAAAGCGTTGCAGCAAAGCAACCCCCCTTCAAAAAAGAACCGCAAGCAACGGCAAGGGCAGCGAAAATCGAAGCTAAAGCGATTAAAAAGGCAGATATGGCCGAAATGGTTGTTGAGAAAAAAAAGGTTGCAGAGAAAGACGCTCCGAAAATCATCGATGTGCCGGATGGCGTCGATTCGCCGACCGTAATTCAAAAAGAGAGGCAACAGGTTGTGCCGCCGGCCGTATTAAAACAGAAGAGACAACCTGTTGCCAAGAAAGTAAAACCCAAAAAGATTAAAAAAGAGATCCCTGCAAAAATTATAAGACTGCCGGCAAAACCCCCCGATGAAGTCATAATCCCCGTGGTCGATAAAGCCAAAGACACACCTCCCGAGCCGGTGGTTACAAAGATACCTCTGCCGGTGGAACTTGACCATGACGACACGGCACCGCCGGAAGAAGTGCCTGCAAAAAAGAAAAAGAAAAGGGCAAAGAGACCTGAAGACACGGTTATAGATAAAAAGTTTTTTAAAAAGAAAATTTCGTTTCGAAAAAAAGAGGTTGTTGAGGGAGAAGACCTTTACGCCCCGAGTCAGCGGGTTCGAAAGATCCGCAAAACGACCAAGGCCAAAGCAGCCGTCATTCAACAAAAGCCCCAGATTACAATCCCTAAGGCCATCAAGCGCCGAATAAAGATCGATGACACCATTGCCCTTTCTGATCTTGCCAAGCGCATGGGAATTAAAGCTGCTGAAATAATAAAAAAACTGATGGGTTTGAATGTTATGGCGACAGTGAACCAGATCATAGACTTTGATACCGCAGTCCTTGTTGCCTCAGAGTTCGATTACGAGCTTGAAAAAGCATCCTTTGAGGAAGAAACACTTATCAGGGTGGAACAGGATGACCCCAGCAAACTCATCGAGAGGCCTCCGGTGGTTACCGTTATGGGACATGTGGATCATGGTAAAACATCTCTTCTTGATGTCATTCGCAAAACCAAAGTTACTGAAAATGAAGCCGGAGGAATTACGCAGCACATTGGAGCCTATCATGTTTCCACGGAGAAAGGCCAAATCATCTTTCTGGATACACCGGGACATGAGGCCTTTACTGAAATGCGTGCCCGCGGCGCCAAAGTTACAGATTTGGTAGTTCTGGTTGTTGCCGCCGATGATGGTGTCATGCCGCAGACCATTGAGGCGATCAATCACGCCAAAGCCGCCGGGGTACCGATAATCGTTGCAATTAACAAAATCGACAAAGCCAATGCCGATCCCGAACGTGTTCAACGTGAACTTGCCGATGCCGGGCTTGTGCCCGAGGAATGGGGCGGCGAAACTATTTTTGTCAAGGTCTCTGCTAAAGAGAATACGGGCATAGACGACCTGCTTGAAATGATCCTTCTTCAGGCCGAGATATTGGAACTTAAGGCCAACCCGGACAGGCTTGCCATGGGGCACGTGGTTGAAGCCAAACTGGATTCAGGCAGAGGTCCTGTCGCCACCGTCCTGATACGGCAAGGAACTTTAAAAGTCCATGATCCGGTGGTCTGCGGCGTGCACCACGGGAAAGTACGCGCTTTATTGAACGACCGCGGAGTTCAGGTAGCCTCGGCCGGACCTTCAATGCCGGCAGAAATCATCGGCCTAACCGGCGTTCCCAATGCCGGAGATGAGATGATCGCACTTGCCGATGAAAAGGATGCCAAACAGGTTAGTGCCCATCGAATCCAGAAGCAGCGATCTAAAGAACTGGCCAAAACCGGCCGCTTAAGTCTTGAAAAACTTTACGAGCAGATGCAGGTAGGGAAAGTTAAAGAGCTGAACATCATATTGAAGGCTGATGTCCACGGCTCTATTGAAGCTCTCAGAGATTCACTGACAAAGCTTTCCAATGAGGAAGTCAAAATTAATGTGATCCACGCAGCTACCGGCACCCTAACCGAATCAGACGTCTCCCTGTCCGCCGTATCCGATGCCATCATTATTGGATTTAACGTGCGCCCCAGTTCCAAGGTTCAGGCGCTTGCCAGCGAAGAAAATGTGGATACACGGTTTTACAATATCATCTACGATGTTATCAAAGATATTAAAAATGCCATCATCGGTATGATGTCGTCCACCTTTGAAGAACGAGTCTTGGGAAGGGCCGAGGTCCGCGAAGTATTTCATGTCCCCAAAGTGGGAGCGATTTCAGGTTGTTACGTAACTGAAGGAAAGGTGGAGCGGGGGCGGAAGGTGCGCATTTTAAGGGATTGGGTTGTCTTATACGACGGCACGATTTCTTCTCTGCGGCGATTTAAAGACGACGCCAAGGAAGTTCAAAGCGGCTATGAATGCGGAATCGGTATTGAAAATTACAATGACATCAAGATCGGCGACATCATCGAATGCTATTACCTGGAAGAGATCAGACCCGAACTTGAACAGTAA
- the nusA gene encoding transcription termination/antitermination protein NusA, protein MLITDIKRVVEQVSRDKGINREVLIKALQEALGSAARKKFGGKIDIEVQYNEEAGELEVFQFKDVAEVVTETDLQISLEEGRKLDPECEVGDSLGTKMDTSTFGRIAAQSAKQVIIQKMKDAERDAIYSSFIDRKGEIINGIAQRIDRNDIIVNLGQTEGILPYKEQVPRETYRRGDRIRAYIMDVLYETRGPQIVLSRTHPNFLVNLFKTEVPEISEGIVSIMGVSREPGVRAKIAVTSNDSDIDPVGACVGMKGSRVQNVVQELKGEKIDIIPYHIDPAKFVCNALAPAEISRVIIDEENRSMEVIVPDEFLSIAIGKKGQNVRLASKLTKWHLDVISESRYSEAMQDGYDSLVALPGIGISMADALYEKGFYSAEELSHASIEDLVQIRGIAEEKAQKLIETAKKYTATIDPINETPMEASSGKASEKDTGEGEDMSARAQSSNNDAPDEQ, encoded by the coding sequence ATGTTAATAACAGATATAAAACGCGTTGTTGAGCAGGTTAGCCGAGACAAAGGTATTAACCGCGAAGTCCTTATCAAGGCGCTTCAAGAGGCTTTGGGATCTGCAGCCAGGAAAAAGTTTGGAGGCAAGATCGATATCGAGGTTCAATATAATGAAGAGGCCGGCGAACTTGAGGTCTTCCAGTTTAAAGATGTGGCCGAAGTGGTCACAGAGACTGATCTTCAAATCAGTCTTGAAGAAGGACGTAAATTGGACCCGGAATGTGAGGTCGGCGACAGCCTGGGCACAAAGATGGATACTTCCACCTTCGGACGTATCGCCGCCCAATCGGCCAAACAGGTTATTATTCAGAAAATGAAGGACGCCGAAAGGGATGCGATTTATTCCAGCTTCATCGACCGCAAAGGTGAAATCATCAATGGAATTGCCCAGCGTATCGACCGCAATGATATTATTGTTAATCTTGGACAGACCGAAGGCATCCTGCCGTATAAGGAGCAAGTCCCGAGGGAGACGTATCGCAGAGGCGATCGTATCCGAGCCTATATAATGGATGTGTTGTATGAAACGCGCGGACCCCAAATTGTTCTTTCAAGGACGCATCCTAATTTTTTAGTCAACCTTTTCAAAACAGAAGTGCCCGAAATCAGTGAAGGTATTGTCTCCATCATGGGTGTGTCCCGTGAACCCGGAGTCCGGGCAAAGATTGCCGTGACGTCTAATGATTCCGATATCGACCCGGTTGGCGCCTGCGTGGGAATGAAAGGAAGCCGGGTTCAGAACGTTGTCCAGGAACTCAAGGGCGAGAAGATAGATATCATACCCTATCATATTGATCCGGCGAAATTTGTATGTAATGCGCTGGCGCCGGCCGAAATTTCCAGAGTCATTATCGATGAAGAAAACCGCAGCATGGAGGTCATTGTTCCTGATGAGTTTCTTTCGATTGCTATCGGAAAAAAGGGGCAGAACGTACGGCTGGCCTCAAAACTGACCAAATGGCATCTTGATGTGATCAGTGAATCTCGATACAGCGAGGCGATGCAGGATGGATACGATTCACTGGTGGCACTGCCCGGCATTGGAATCAGTATGGCGGATGCCCTGTATGAAAAAGGTTTTTATTCTGCCGAGGAGCTCAGCCATGCGTCTATAGAAGATCTAGTCCAGATCAGAGGAATTGCCGAAGAAAAAGCTCAAAAGCTGATCGAAACCGCAAAAAAGTATACGGCAACTATTGATCCTATCAATGAAACACCTATGGAAGCTTCGTCAGGGAAAGCTTCTGAAAAAGATACCGGTGAAGGTGAGGATATGTCCGCTCGGGCGCAGTCATCGAACAATGATGCTCCCGACGAGCAATAA
- a CDS encoding ribosome maturation factor RimP, giving the protein MIFKIRELIESLCEAEGLELVHIEYQREAGGRILRLFIDRPGGITLDDCVCINRQAGDLLDVYLENAGPYSLEVSSPGPHRPLSKALDYERFMGKQARIRTRQPIGGQRNFKGALAGISEGIVRLSVEGTIVSIPFGEIARAQLVEPQ; this is encoded by the coding sequence ATAATTTTTAAAATCAGGGAGTTGATTGAATCCTTGTGTGAAGCCGAGGGGCTGGAACTGGTACACATCGAGTATCAGCGGGAAGCGGGCGGCAGGATCCTGCGCCTTTTTATAGACAGACCCGGAGGGATTACGCTCGACGACTGCGTATGTATCAACCGCCAGGCGGGTGACCTTCTTGACGTATATCTTGAAAACGCCGGGCCTTACAGTCTTGAAGTCTCATCACCAGGACCGCATCGCCCTTTGTCGAAAGCGCTTGACTATGAAAGATTCATGGGGAAACAGGCAAGAATCAGGACCAGGCAACCTATTGGAGGACAAAGAAATTTCAAAGGTGCCCTGGCAGGCATATCCGAAGGGATCGTAAGGCTTTCAGTCGAAGGTACCATCGTTTCTATTCCATTCGGGGAAATTGCCAGAGCGCAGCTCGTTGAACCGCAATAG